The proteins below come from a single Danio aesculapii chromosome 25, fDanAes4.1, whole genome shotgun sequence genomic window:
- the urahb gene encoding 5-hydroxyisourate hydrolase b — protein MTAMSSASDISPLSTHVLNTGDGLPAQRMTLSLHRLEPRITVWSLVTVGSTNEDGRCPGLISRDAFTPGMYKMRFETQQYWESLGQSSFYPYVEIIFTISDVDQKLHVPLLISRFSYSTYRGS, from the exons ATGACAG cgatGTCTTCAGCGTCAGACATCAGTCCTCTGAGCACACACGTGTTGAACACCGGTGATGGGCTTCCGGCTCAGAGGATGACCCTCAGTCTGCACCGTCTGGAGCCCCGCATCACCGTCTGGAGCCTCGTCACTGTCgg gagcaCGAATGAAGATGGCCGGTGTCCAGGTCTGATCAGCAGAGACGCCTTCACTCCAGGAATGTACAAGATGCGCTTCGAGACGCAGCAGTACTGGGAGAGTCTGGGCCAGTCCAGCTTCTACCCTTACGTGGAG ATCATCTTCACAATATCAGACGTGGATCAGAAGCTCCATGTGCCGCTGCTGATCAGCAGATTCTCCTACAGCACATACAGAGGCAGCTGA